A region of Pyxidicoccus parkwaysis DNA encodes the following proteins:
- a CDS encoding ATP-dependent DNA ligase: MRRLADLYEALDQTTSTNAKVDALVRYFKEAPPEDAAWALYFLTGQKLKRLLTTKLLVGWTQELTGIPGWLFEEVYASVGDLAEVIALLLDSLERPTEPEELPLSVWLEQRLLPLRNLDAAEQRERVVSWWRAMPRRELFLLNKMLTGELRVGVSATLVIRAVAQVAGLPPPSVAHRLMGTWTPTPGFFKQLVSPDVSDGDRSRPYPFYLASPLEQPPESLGDLTDWLVEWKWDGIRGQLIRRQGGVYLWSRGEELITERFPEITEAAAALPEGTVLDGEVLAYEDGKPLPFAQLQRRIGRQKLTPKVLAEAPAAFIVYDLLELGGKDVRELPLRERRAKLEALMKDRPRFPISPAVQAATWDDLARVRGEARERNVEGFMLKRLDSAYLTGRKRGDWWKWKIDPFTVDAVLLYAHPGHGRRSSLYTDYTFAVWNGTELQPVTKAYSGLTDEEIGRLDRWIRGHTKEKFGPVRSVEPEQVFELHFEGIQASPRHKSGVALRFPRIARWRTDKKPQDADTLDSLKELLDARQ, translated from the coding sequence GTGAGGCGACTGGCGGACCTCTACGAAGCGCTGGACCAGACGACATCCACCAACGCGAAGGTGGACGCGCTGGTGCGCTACTTCAAGGAAGCGCCGCCCGAGGACGCGGCCTGGGCGCTGTACTTCCTCACGGGCCAGAAGCTGAAGCGGCTGCTCACCACGAAGCTGCTGGTGGGCTGGACGCAGGAACTGACAGGCATTCCCGGCTGGCTCTTCGAGGAGGTCTACGCCTCCGTGGGAGACCTCGCGGAGGTCATCGCGCTGCTGCTGGACAGCCTGGAGCGCCCGACCGAGCCCGAGGAACTGCCCCTCTCCGTCTGGCTGGAGCAACGCCTGTTGCCGTTGCGGAACCTGGACGCCGCGGAGCAGCGAGAGCGCGTGGTGTCGTGGTGGAGGGCGATGCCCCGGCGCGAGCTGTTCCTGCTCAACAAGATGCTCACCGGCGAGCTGCGCGTGGGCGTGTCCGCGACGCTGGTGATTCGCGCGGTGGCGCAGGTGGCGGGACTGCCGCCGCCCAGCGTGGCGCATCGGCTGATGGGGACGTGGACGCCCACGCCGGGCTTCTTCAAACAGCTCGTGTCGCCGGATGTCTCGGATGGAGACCGCTCGCGTCCCTACCCGTTCTATCTGGCGTCACCGCTGGAGCAGCCACCCGAGTCACTGGGAGACCTCACGGACTGGCTGGTGGAATGGAAGTGGGACGGCATCCGGGGACAGCTCATTCGCAGACAGGGCGGCGTGTACCTGTGGAGCCGGGGAGAGGAGCTCATCACCGAGCGCTTCCCCGAAATCACCGAGGCCGCCGCCGCGCTACCCGAGGGCACGGTGCTGGACGGAGAGGTGCTCGCGTACGAGGACGGCAAGCCCCTGCCCTTCGCACAGCTCCAGCGGCGCATCGGCCGGCAGAAGCTGACGCCCAAGGTGCTCGCGGAGGCTCCGGCGGCCTTCATCGTCTATGACTTGCTGGAGCTGGGCGGGAAGGACGTGCGCGAGCTGCCGCTGCGCGAGCGGCGCGCGAAGCTGGAGGCGCTGATGAAGGACCGGCCGCGCTTCCCCATCTCTCCTGCGGTACAGGCGGCCACGTGGGACGACCTGGCCCGGGTGCGAGGCGAGGCGCGCGAGCGCAACGTCGAGGGCTTCATGCTCAAGCGACTCGACTCCGCATACCTCACCGGGCGCAAGCGGGGCGACTGGTGGAAGTGGAAGATCGACCCGTTCACGGTGGACGCGGTGTTGCTCTACGCGCACCCGGGCCATGGCCGGCGCTCGTCGCTGTACACCGACTACACCTTCGCGGTGTGGAACGGCACGGAACTGCAGCCGGTGACGAAGGCGTACTCGGGCCTCACGGACGAGGAGATTGGCCGGCTCGACCGGTGGATTCGCGGACACACGAAGGAGAAGTTCGGACCGGTGCGCTCGGTGGAGCCGGAGCAGGTGTTCGAGCTGCACTTCGAGGGCATCCAGGCCTCACCGCGCCACAAGTCGGGTGTGGCGCTGCGCTTCCCGCGTATCGCCCGCTGGCGCACGGACAAGAAGCCCCAGGACGCGGACACGCTGGACTCGCTGAAGGAGCTGCTCGATGCCCGCCAGTAG
- a CDS encoding ligase-associated DNA damage response exonuclease yields MVTLGWPRYLNEALSTTNPSPLITVTPQGLYCAPGDFHIDPWRPVERALITHAHGDHARSGSRRYLGARAGESLLHRRLGADAVIDTLEYGERLTLNDVTVSFHPAGHVLGSAQIRIEHKGEVWVVSGDYKRAPDPTCAPFEVVRCDTFITEATFGLPIYRWDDTRLVAEDILKWWHTNRESGRSAVLFCYALGKAQRILAELARLTDRPVFVHGALNSLVEAYREAGVHMLPTQLVSEVEKGTSFAGALVLAPPSAGGSTWMRRFGEHETGFASGWMRVRGNRRRRGFDRGFVLSDHADWPDLLRTVAETRAERVLVTHGYSEPLAHYLRDGGVDAAPLATPFEGEAED; encoded by the coding sequence GTGGTCACCCTCGGGTGGCCTCGCTATCTGAATGAGGCTTTGAGCACCACGAATCCCTCTCCGCTCATCACTGTGACACCGCAGGGGCTCTATTGCGCTCCCGGGGACTTCCACATCGACCCGTGGCGGCCCGTGGAGCGGGCCCTCATCACCCACGCCCACGGGGACCATGCACGCAGCGGCAGCCGCCGCTACCTGGGCGCCCGAGCAGGCGAGAGCCTGCTGCACCGCCGGCTGGGCGCGGACGCCGTCATCGACACGCTGGAGTACGGCGAGCGGCTGACGCTCAACGACGTCACCGTGAGCTTCCACCCCGCGGGCCACGTGCTGGGCAGCGCGCAGATTCGCATCGAGCACAAGGGCGAGGTCTGGGTGGTGTCCGGCGACTACAAGCGCGCGCCGGATCCGACGTGCGCGCCGTTCGAGGTGGTGCGCTGCGACACCTTCATCACCGAGGCAACGTTCGGCCTGCCCATCTACCGCTGGGATGACACGCGCCTCGTGGCGGAGGACATCCTGAAGTGGTGGCACACCAACCGCGAGTCGGGACGCTCCGCGGTGCTGTTCTGCTACGCGCTGGGCAAGGCGCAGCGCATCCTCGCGGAATTGGCGCGGCTGACGGACCGGCCCGTCTTCGTGCACGGCGCCCTCAACAGCCTCGTCGAGGCGTATCGCGAGGCAGGCGTGCACATGCTGCCCACGCAGTTGGTGTCGGAGGTGGAGAAGGGAACGTCCTTCGCGGGAGCGCTGGTGCTGGCACCACCGAGCGCGGGCGGCTCCACGTGGATGCGCCGCTTCGGCGAGCACGAGACGGGCTTCGCGTCCGGGTGGATGCGGGTGCGAGGCAACCGGCGCAGGCGCGGGTTCGACCGGGGCTTCGTGCTGTCGGACCACGCGGACTGGCCGGACCTGTTGCGCACGGTGGCGGAGACGCGGGCGGAGCGGGTGCTGGTGACGCACGGCTACTCGGAGCCGCTGGCGCACTACCTGAGGGATGGCGGCGTGGACGCGGCCCCCCTGGCAACACCGTTCGAGGGCGAGGCGGAGGACTGA
- a CDS encoding SH3 domain-containing protein, translating into MTPALLLSLVLTQSPELELHYTATSLQEGADPAKRALDSYDFTQFEPSGKTEHLYVGVDEANLRQTAAADGAVVTTLPLGAAVRVLERAPERLKVGEYVNHWYHVEYVDPQGNKVLTGWLFGNTLTPFRFEGDFDNDGEQEVATVVMSNDFKIRVRVLEPNVKPPRRVSSVDIVPAGQAYMSVDGGAAKVTLVPAKTAGLALVQVDSAPEACSDYSTTYVSYTVPGNKKGVLGKAKLALEVSGLSDPPNISSYKVTFQPKQQGLTVVRTNSEEDESGKEVKTTERTKYKLADGVFSEVKASGAMAETKP; encoded by the coding sequence ATGACGCCTGCCCTGTTGCTCTCGCTGGTTCTCACCCAGTCGCCCGAGCTCGAGCTCCACTACACGGCCACCTCCCTGCAGGAGGGCGCGGACCCGGCGAAGCGCGCGCTGGACAGCTATGACTTCACGCAGTTCGAGCCGTCCGGAAAGACGGAGCACCTCTACGTGGGCGTGGACGAGGCCAACCTCCGCCAGACCGCCGCCGCGGATGGGGCCGTCGTCACCACGCTGCCGCTGGGCGCCGCCGTGCGCGTGCTCGAGCGCGCCCCGGAGCGCCTCAAGGTGGGCGAGTACGTCAACCACTGGTACCACGTGGAGTACGTCGACCCGCAGGGCAACAAGGTGCTCACGGGCTGGCTCTTCGGCAACACGCTCACGCCGTTCCGCTTCGAGGGCGACTTCGACAACGACGGCGAGCAGGAGGTTGCCACGGTGGTGATGAGCAACGACTTCAAGATTCGCGTCCGCGTGCTGGAGCCGAACGTGAAGCCGCCCCGCCGCGTCAGCAGCGTGGACATCGTGCCCGCGGGCCAGGCCTACATGAGCGTGGACGGCGGAGCCGCGAAGGTGACGCTCGTGCCGGCGAAGACGGCGGGGCTCGCGCTGGTACAGGTGGACTCCGCGCCCGAGGCGTGCAGCGACTACAGCACCACGTACGTGAGCTACACGGTGCCGGGGAACAAGAAGGGTGTGCTGGGCAAGGCGAAGCTGGCGCTGGAGGTGTCGGGGCTGTCAGACCCGCCGAACATCTCCTCGTACAAGGTGACCTTCCAGCCGAAGCAGCAGGGCCTCACGGTGGTCCGGACGAACAGTGAGGAGGACGAGTCGGGCAAGGAAGTGAAGACGACGGAGCGCACGAAGTACAAGCTCGCCGATGGCGTCTTCTCCGAGGTGAAGGCCTCGGGCGCCATGGCGGAAACGAAGCCCTAG
- a CDS encoding anthranilate synthase component I family protein, protein MDAQERKSAYRQLAEKGEAVPVSVELPADLDTPLSAYLKLGGGSRGFILESCYGGERFGRYSHVGSQPAGRVRLDATGATLWRGSREERREGKPLDVLRTLWRELAVARLPGEAPFLGGLVGYMGYNCFSWLEPTVPDRHTHDTSFPDSEWLVCEDFVTHDSRTGTLKATAIARPSLHGSAAAALKDAEERAQVLADKLLKPLPPEAYAPGPRMRGDAAPVACWDRAGYEAAVERAKEYIRAGDIFQVVLARRFEARGAPPPLSLYRALRRVNPSPYLFLVELGEARALVGASPELLVQVRDGDVVVRPLAGTRRRGATEAEDLALEKELLADEKELAEHVMLVDLGRNDVGRVAAPGSVRVEDMKVIERYSHVMHIVSQVRGKLDAKYDALDALASTFPAGTVSGAPKIRAMQIIDELEPQRRGPYAGAVGYLSFCGTLDVAIALRTFFVDGDRTMWTSGAGLVADSVPSKEADETEAKAGAMAAALRLAREGGGR, encoded by the coding sequence ATGGATGCACAGGAGCGGAAGTCGGCCTATCGCCAGCTCGCGGAGAAGGGCGAGGCGGTGCCGGTGTCGGTGGAGCTGCCGGCGGACCTGGATACGCCGCTGTCGGCGTACCTGAAGCTGGGCGGAGGCTCGCGCGGCTTCATCCTCGAGTCCTGCTACGGCGGGGAGCGCTTCGGGCGCTACAGCCACGTGGGCTCGCAGCCGGCCGGGCGCGTGCGCCTGGACGCCACCGGAGCCACGTTGTGGCGTGGCTCACGCGAGGAACGCCGTGAAGGCAAGCCCCTGGACGTCCTGCGCACGTTGTGGCGCGAGCTCGCCGTCGCGCGTCTTCCTGGCGAGGCTCCGTTCCTGGGCGGGCTCGTCGGCTACATGGGCTACAACTGCTTCTCTTGGCTGGAGCCCACCGTGCCGGACCGGCACACGCACGACACCTCCTTCCCCGACTCGGAATGGCTGGTGTGCGAGGACTTCGTCACCCATGACTCGCGCACGGGCACGCTGAAGGCCACCGCCATTGCACGGCCTTCGCTGCACGGCAGCGCGGCCGCCGCGTTGAAGGACGCGGAGGAGCGCGCGCAGGTTCTGGCGGACAAGCTCCTCAAACCGCTGCCTCCGGAGGCGTATGCGCCGGGCCCTCGCATGCGCGGTGACGCGGCGCCTGTCGCGTGCTGGGACCGTGCCGGCTACGAGGCCGCGGTGGAGCGCGCGAAGGAATACATCCGCGCGGGAGACATCTTCCAGGTGGTGCTCGCGCGGCGCTTCGAGGCTCGCGGTGCGCCTCCGCCGCTGTCGCTCTACCGGGCGCTGCGGCGCGTGAATCCGTCGCCGTACCTCTTCCTGGTGGAGCTGGGCGAGGCGCGTGCGCTGGTGGGCGCTTCTCCGGAGCTGCTCGTGCAGGTGCGCGACGGGGACGTGGTGGTGCGGCCGCTGGCGGGCACCCGCCGCCGTGGCGCCACCGAGGCCGAGGACCTGGCGCTGGAGAAGGAGCTCCTCGCCGACGAGAAGGAGCTGGCCGAGCACGTGATGCTCGTGGACCTGGGCCGCAACGACGTGGGCCGCGTGGCGGCGCCGGGCTCGGTGCGCGTCGAGGACATGAAGGTCATCGAGCGCTACAGCCACGTGATGCACATCGTCTCGCAGGTGCGCGGGAAGCTGGACGCGAAGTACGACGCGCTGGACGCACTGGCCAGCACGTTCCCCGCGGGCACGGTGTCGGGCGCTCCGAAGATTCGCGCGATGCAGATCATCGACGAATTGGAGCCGCAGCGGCGCGGGCCGTACGCGGGCGCGGTGGGCTACCTGTCCTTCTGCGGCACGCTGGACGTGGCCATTGCCCTGCGCACGTTCTTCGTGGACGGCGACAGGACGATGTGGACCTCGGGCGCGGGCCTGGTGGCGGACTCGGTGCCGTCGAAGGAGGCGGACGAGACGGAGGCCAAGGCCGGTGCCATGGCCGCCGCGCTCCGCCTGGCTCGCGAGGGAGGTGGCCGGTGA
- a CDS encoding anthranilate synthase component II produces the protein MILVIDNYDSFTFNLVQLLYTLGAEVKVVRNDALDVAGVAAAGASHLVISPGPCTPHEAGVSVAAIAKSRVPVLGVCLGHQSIGAAFGGKVIRAPEPVHGKAAQIRHGDTGVFTGVSQGFTAARYHSLIVEASTLPAELEATAWSQDGLIMALRHRTRPVVGFQFHPESVLTPEGPKLVKNFLDGRL, from the coding sequence GTGATTCTCGTCATCGACAACTACGACTCGTTCACCTTCAACCTCGTGCAGCTGCTCTACACGCTGGGCGCCGAGGTGAAGGTGGTGCGCAATGACGCGCTGGACGTCGCGGGCGTCGCGGCGGCCGGGGCTTCGCACTTGGTGATTTCTCCGGGGCCGTGCACGCCGCACGAGGCGGGTGTCAGCGTCGCGGCGATTGCCAAGTCTCGCGTGCCGGTGCTGGGCGTGTGCCTGGGACATCAGTCCATTGGCGCGGCGTTCGGCGGCAAGGTGATTCGCGCTCCGGAGCCGGTGCATGGGAAGGCGGCTCAGATTCGCCACGGGGACACGGGTGTGTTCACCGGGGTGAGCCAGGGCTTCACGGCGGCGCGGTACCACTCGCTCATCGTCGAAGCGTCCACGCTGCCGGCGGAATTGGAGGCGACGGCGTGGAGTCAGGATGGGCTCATCATGGCGCTGCGTCACCGCACGCGGCCCGTGGTGGGCTTCCAGTTCCATCCCGAGAGTGTGCTGACTCCCGAGGGGCCGAAGCTGGTGAAGAACTTCCTCGACGGGAGACTGTAA
- a CDS encoding histidine phosphatase family protein has protein sequence MKTRGPQIVLVRHGETAWSRSGQHTGRTDVPLLEDGRRMGRLLAEPLKAWNFAQVWTSPLSRAAETCALAGFGDVAQKRDDLMEWDYGDYEGITGDDIRKERPGWALWKDGAPNGETAAHVGARVERVIAEACAVKGDVLIFAHGHLLRVLAARWLDLSPECGRMFMLGTASISVLSLDGDGTQPVIVTWNDMTHLKM, from the coding sequence ATGAAGACCCGAGGTCCCCAGATTGTGCTCGTCCGTCACGGTGAGACGGCCTGGAGCCGCAGCGGCCAGCACACGGGCCGCACGGACGTGCCGCTGCTCGAAGACGGGAGGAGAATGGGCCGGCTGCTCGCGGAGCCGCTGAAGGCCTGGAACTTCGCCCAGGTGTGGACGAGCCCGCTGAGCCGAGCGGCCGAGACGTGCGCGCTCGCCGGCTTCGGCGACGTGGCCCAGAAGCGCGATGACCTCATGGAGTGGGACTACGGCGACTACGAGGGCATCACCGGAGACGACATCCGCAAGGAGCGCCCGGGCTGGGCGCTCTGGAAGGACGGAGCGCCCAACGGAGAGACGGCCGCGCATGTGGGCGCCCGCGTGGAGCGCGTCATCGCGGAGGCCTGTGCGGTGAAGGGAGACGTGCTCATCTTCGCCCACGGCCACCTGCTGCGAGTGCTGGCGGCACGGTGGCTGGACCTGTCTCCGGAATGCGGGCGGATGTTCATGCTGGGCACCGCGTCCATCAGCGTCCTCAGCCTCGACGGTGACGGCACTCAGCCCGTCATCGTCACCTGGAACGACATGACGCACCTGAAGATGTGA
- a CDS encoding OPT family oligopeptide transporter, translating into MNAVTSSQPKEITLRGVVLGVLITLVFTAAQVYLGLKVGLTFATSIPAAVISMALLSAFKDATIQENNIVQTLASSAGTLASVIFVLPGLLMTGWWSDVPFWPTFGACAIGGVLGVMYTVPLRRALVSGSDLPYPEGVAAAEVLKVGTSSRSGATEGKAGLMSVIWGSIASALFAAAAAAKLMAGEVAGYFRVGGGATGIGAASSLALIGAGHLMGITVGIAMLAGLVIAWGILVPVLTSMTPMPGATAAEHALRVWSTQVRMLGAGAIGAAAIVTLAGLAKPVIGGLRSALEAARRAKTQGQALDRTEQDLPIRTVGLVTLLCLVPAGWLLGSFLQGTVLANLSVPLVAVGIGYVLLAGICAAAVCGYMAGLIGSSNSPVSGIAILTILGAALSVGVVGRQVTGPEVAPALVAFALFVTTVVLAVAVIGNDNLQDLKTGQLVDATPWKQQVALLIGVVAGSAVVPPVLALLNRAYGFAGAPNANAISAQPLAAPQATLISTLAKGVIGGDLRWDLVLWGAALGLALVVINFVVKKVSKDRYSLPPLGVGLAIYLPSAVTAPVVVGALAGWAFERAASKQSWGEPAKRLGVLIMSGFIVGESLFNVALAGLIVSTGKGEPLAISNEMGEVTTMVIALVLGIIAVGGLYRWAARTALRIST; encoded by the coding sequence TTGAACGCCGTCACGTCTTCCCAACCGAAGGAGATCACCCTGCGTGGGGTGGTCCTCGGGGTCCTCATCACGCTGGTGTTCACCGCGGCGCAGGTCTACCTGGGCCTGAAGGTCGGCCTCACGTTCGCGACCTCCATCCCCGCGGCGGTCATCTCGATGGCGCTCCTGAGTGCCTTCAAGGACGCCACCATCCAGGAGAACAACATCGTCCAGACGCTGGCCTCGTCGGCGGGGACGCTCGCTTCCGTCATCTTCGTCCTGCCCGGCCTGCTCATGACGGGCTGGTGGAGTGACGTGCCGTTCTGGCCGACGTTCGGCGCGTGTGCCATCGGCGGCGTGCTCGGGGTGATGTACACCGTGCCGCTGCGCCGCGCGCTGGTCTCCGGCTCCGACCTTCCCTATCCCGAGGGCGTGGCGGCCGCCGAGGTGCTCAAGGTCGGCACCTCCTCGCGCTCCGGCGCCACTGAAGGCAAGGCCGGCCTCATGTCCGTCATCTGGGGCAGCATCGCCTCGGCCCTGTTCGCCGCGGCGGCCGCCGCGAAGCTGATGGCCGGTGAGGTGGCCGGGTACTTCCGGGTGGGCGGTGGCGCCACCGGCATCGGTGCCGCCAGCTCGCTGGCGCTCATCGGCGCGGGACACCTGATGGGCATTACGGTGGGCATCGCGATGCTGGCCGGCCTGGTGATTGCGTGGGGCATCCTGGTTCCGGTCCTCACGTCCATGACCCCGATGCCGGGCGCCACGGCGGCGGAGCACGCGCTGCGCGTCTGGAGCACCCAGGTGCGCATGCTCGGAGCCGGCGCCATCGGCGCGGCGGCCATCGTCACCCTGGCGGGGCTGGCGAAGCCGGTCATCGGGGGTCTGCGGTCCGCCCTGGAGGCGGCGCGGCGCGCAAAGACGCAGGGACAGGCGCTCGACCGCACGGAGCAGGACCTTCCCATCCGCACGGTGGGGCTGGTGACGCTGCTCTGCCTGGTGCCGGCCGGCTGGCTTTTGGGGAGCTTCCTCCAGGGCACCGTCCTGGCGAACCTGAGCGTGCCGCTGGTCGCCGTGGGCATCGGCTACGTCCTGCTCGCCGGCATCTGCGCCGCCGCCGTCTGCGGCTACATGGCCGGACTCATCGGCTCGTCGAACTCGCCTGTCTCGGGCATCGCCATCCTCACCATCCTGGGCGCCGCGCTCAGCGTCGGCGTCGTCGGGCGGCAAGTGACGGGGCCCGAGGTGGCCCCCGCATTGGTGGCGTTCGCGCTGTTCGTCACCACGGTGGTGTTGGCTGTGGCGGTCATCGGCAATGACAACCTGCAGGACCTCAAGACGGGCCAGTTGGTGGATGCGACGCCCTGGAAGCAGCAGGTGGCCCTGCTCATCGGCGTGGTCGCTGGCTCGGCCGTGGTGCCTCCCGTGCTGGCGCTGCTGAACCGGGCCTATGGCTTCGCGGGCGCGCCCAACGCGAATGCCATCTCAGCGCAGCCGCTGGCGGCGCCGCAGGCGACCCTGATTTCAACCCTGGCCAAGGGCGTGATTGGTGGCGACCTGCGGTGGGACCTCGTGCTGTGGGGCGCCGCGCTCGGCCTGGCCCTGGTCGTCATCAACTTCGTGGTGAAGAAGGTCAGCAAGGACCGCTACAGCCTGCCGCCGCTGGGTGTGGGGCTCGCCATCTACCTGCCCAGCGCCGTCACGGCGCCGGTGGTCGTGGGCGCGCTGGCGGGTTGGGCCTTCGAGCGCGCGGCGAGCAAGCAGAGCTGGGGCGAGCCCGCCAAGCGTCTGGGCGTGCTCATCATGTCTGGCTTCATCGTGGGCGAGAGCCTGTTCAACGTCGCGCTGGCGGGATTGATTGTCTCGACGGGCAAGGGCGAGCCGCTGGCCATCTCGAACGAGATGGGTGAGGTCACGACCATGGTCATCGCCCTGGTGCTCGGCATCATCGCGGTGGGCGGGCTGTACCGCTGGGCGGCGCGGACGGCGTTGCGTATCTCGACCTGA
- the trpA gene encoding tryptophan synthase subunit alpha codes for MSGEIAQAFAKAKARGEGVLVAYAMAGDPDLPRSVDVFAALVEGGADILEIGVAFSDPIADGPVIQGASERALKAGSTLKRVLDEVVPEVRKRCPQTPLVIMTYVNVIMALGEERFAKLARERGVSGAILPDLPPEESAGLRATFDAAGVDLIPLCAPTTPKARAEAIARDGRGFVYCVSVAGVTGMRAELPPDLSQRLDLVRKASPVPVVAGFGISTAEQARTLSAHADGVVVGSALVRAAHADGPGAAKTLCADIKRGLKR; via the coding sequence GTGAGCGGAGAGATTGCGCAGGCCTTCGCGAAGGCGAAGGCGCGGGGCGAGGGCGTCCTGGTGGCCTACGCCATGGCGGGAGACCCGGACCTGCCGCGCTCGGTGGACGTGTTCGCCGCGCTGGTGGAAGGTGGCGCGGACATCCTCGAAATCGGCGTGGCGTTCAGCGACCCGATTGCGGATGGCCCCGTCATCCAGGGCGCTTCCGAGCGCGCGCTGAAGGCCGGCTCCACGCTGAAGCGCGTGCTGGATGAAGTCGTTCCCGAGGTGAGGAAGCGCTGCCCGCAGACGCCGCTGGTCATCATGACGTACGTCAACGTCATCATGGCCCTGGGCGAGGAGCGATTCGCGAAGCTGGCGCGAGAGCGCGGCGTGTCCGGAGCGATTCTCCCGGACCTGCCGCCCGAGGAGAGCGCGGGCCTGCGCGCGACGTTCGACGCGGCGGGCGTGGACCTGATTCCGCTGTGCGCACCCACCACGCCGAAGGCCCGGGCCGAGGCGATTGCGCGCGACGGGCGAGGCTTCGTCTACTGCGTGTCCGTGGCCGGTGTGACGGGCATGCGCGCGGAATTGCCGCCGGACCTGTCGCAGCGTCTGGATTTGGTGCGCAAGGCGTCGCCGGTGCCGGTGGTGGCGGGCTTCGGCATCTCCACGGCGGAGCAGGCGCGCACGCTGTCTGCGCATGCGGACGGCGTGGTGGTGGGCAGCGCGCTGGTGCGTGCCGCGCACGCGGACGGGCCGGGCGCTGCGAAGACGCTGTGCGCGGACATCAAGCGCGGCCTCAAGCGCTGA
- the trpB gene encoding tryptophan synthase subunit beta, producing MTTETTVGRFGRYGGRYVPETLVPALLELEEAYAKASADPSFGEEVARVLKEFVGRPTTLTPARRLTEAWGGAHVWLKREDLAHTGAHKINNTVGQVLLARRMGKKRIIAETGAGQHGVATATACALFGLPCEVYMGALDVERQSLNVFRMRALGAVVKPVESGSRTLKDAMNEAMRTWVSQVSDTHYVIGSAAGPHPYPTIVRDFQSVIGKELRTQAQAAFGKLPDAIIACVGGGSNAIGVLHPFIGDKDVRLVGVEAGGHGLNTKQHGASLTLGTEGVLHGSRSLVLQDEDGQIQEAHSISAGLDYPGVGPELAHLAKTGRMEVRTATDDEALAAFYEVARTEGILPALETSHAFARGRELARDLGKGKYLVINCSGRGDKDVATISARGVPPPVGVKS from the coding sequence ATGACCACGGAGACCACCGTCGGACGCTTCGGGCGTTACGGCGGACGTTACGTGCCGGAGACGCTGGTGCCGGCGCTGCTGGAGCTCGAAGAGGCCTATGCGAAGGCGAGCGCGGACCCGTCCTTCGGCGAGGAAGTCGCACGCGTGCTGAAGGAGTTCGTGGGCCGGCCCACGACGCTGACGCCCGCGCGCCGGCTCACCGAAGCCTGGGGTGGCGCGCACGTGTGGCTCAAGCGCGAGGACCTCGCGCACACGGGCGCGCACAAAATCAACAACACCGTGGGCCAGGTGCTGCTGGCCAGGCGGATGGGCAAGAAGCGCATCATCGCGGAGACGGGCGCGGGCCAGCACGGCGTGGCCACGGCCACCGCGTGCGCGCTCTTCGGCCTGCCCTGCGAGGTGTACATGGGCGCGCTGGACGTGGAGCGCCAGTCGCTCAACGTCTTCCGCATGCGCGCGCTGGGCGCGGTGGTGAAGCCGGTGGAGTCGGGCTCGCGCACGCTGAAGGACGCGATGAACGAGGCCATGCGCACCTGGGTGTCGCAAGTCTCCGACACGCACTACGTCATCGGCAGCGCGGCGGGCCCGCACCCCTACCCGACCATTGTGCGCGACTTCCAGTCTGTCATTGGAAAGGAATTGCGCACGCAGGCGCAGGCGGCCTTCGGGAAGTTGCCGGACGCCATCATCGCGTGCGTGGGTGGCGGCTCGAATGCGATTGGCGTGCTGCACCCGTTCATCGGTGACAAGGACGTGCGGCTCGTCGGCGTGGAGGCGGGAGGCCACGGGCTGAACACCAAGCAACACGGCGCGTCGCTGACGCTGGGGACGGAGGGCGTGCTGCACGGCTCGCGCTCGCTGGTGCTCCAGGACGAGGACGGCCAGATTCAGGAGGCGCACAGCATCTCCGCCGGCCTGGACTACCCGGGCGTGGGGCCGGAGTTGGCGCACCTGGCGAAGACGGGGCGGATGGAGGTGCGCACCGCCACGGACGACGAGGCGCTGGCGGCCTTCTACGAGGTGGCGCGCACGGAGGGCATCCTCCCCGCGCTGGAGACGTCGCACGCCTTCGCGCGAGGCCGTGAATTGGCGCGCGACCTGGGCAAGGGCAAGTACCTGGTCATCAACTGCTCGGGCCGCGGCGACAAGGACGTGGCCACCATTTCCGCGCGGGGCGTGCCGCCGCCGGTGGGGGTGAAGTCGTGA